The following is a genomic window from uncultured Hyphomonas sp..
GGCGGAGAGGGATTTTCCGTCGATCTCGATCGGCGCGTACAGCCAGAACAGCACAGTGCCGGCGCCGACAATCATGCCGGCCAACGCACCATCACGGGTCAGTCCCCGCCAATAGAGGCTGAGAAGGATGATCGGTCCGAACGCTGCGCCGAAGCCAGCCCAGGCATTACCCACAAGCGAGAGAATGTTGCTGGAGCGATCGAATGCGAGAGCGATGGCGACCAGAGACACAACAAGCACCGAGATCCGCCCAACGGTGACCAATTCGCCCTGGCTCGCTTCCTTGCGGAGGAAGGTCTTGTAGAAATCCTCCGTCAGCGAGCTGGATGACACGAGCAGCTGAGACGAAATCGTGCTCATGATCGCCGCAAGAATGGCCGCCAGCAGGAAACCGGCCACCAGCGGGTGGAACAGGATCTGGGAAAGAATAATGAAAATCGTCTCCGGGTCATCCACAGGAGTGCCGTGCGCATAGGTGTAGGCGTAACCGGCGATCCCCGTCAGAACGGCACCAATCACCGTCACGATCATCCAGCTCATCCCGATATACCGGGCGGTTGCGATATCCTTGAGAGACCGGATGGCCATGAACCGGACGATGATATGCGGCTGGCCGAAATAGCCGAGCCCCCAGGCAAGCAATGAGATGACTCCCATCACGGTCATGCCCTCAGGCCACATGCCAAAATAGCCAGGCTCAACCGACGCGGCAGCGGACGCCCAGTCGCCTTCGTTTTTCAGGACGATGAAAGAGACGATCGGAACGAGGATCAACGCTACAAACATGATACAGCCCTGCACGAAGTCGGTCAGGCTGACGGCGAGGAATCCGCCGAACAATGTGTACGCGACCACCACCCCGGCCGTCAGGAACAGGCCCAGCTGATAGTCGAGACCGAATGAGGCCTCGAACAGCTTGCCGCCCGCGACGACCCCCGCTGATGTATACAGTGTAAAGAAGATAACGATCACGACCGAAGACAGGACACGAAGCGCACGTGATTTGTCGTGAAACCGTTTTTCGAAGAAATCCGGAATGGTGATCGCATCATCCGCCAGTTCCGTATAAACGCGCAGGCGGGGCGCGACGAACAGGTAGTTCAGGTAAGCGCCGATCACGAGCCCGACCGCGATCCAGGCGGCGCTGAAACCGGAAACGAAAACGGCGCCCGGCAAGCCCATGAGCATCCATCCACTCATGTCGGATGCACCGGCAGAAAGGGCGCCGACAGCAGGATGCAGCTGGCGCCCGCCCAGCATGTATTCGGAAACATCGCTGGTAGACTTCCGATATGCGTAGAGGCCGATGGCCAGCATCAGAATGAAGTAAACCGCAAGTGAGATCAGAGCTTCGTAGTTCATAGGCTCGCTTTTTCAGGTGTTCTTGTTTCGAATGGCCGCTAATCGGCCCGCATGTGGGGCCGCTGCCCCGGCGAAGTCCGCTTGGCGCCTAGAAAACGCGCTCCGATGAAACCCACATCAATCCCGGTGGGCGTTGCTTGAATGTCCTGCCTGCTATCGTCATGCCCTGCCCCTGCATCGCCATGAAAGCCCCTTACCGCAACTCGATTGCGCGCTTGTACGCTGCCTGTGTTGCTCCAATCAACAACCGCGAAAGGTCTCCGGTTCCATTCAAGGCCTTCAAACCCGCTTCGGTGGTGCCGGCCTTGCTGGTCACGGCATTGCGCATGTCCGCCAGATCGTCAGTTGACCCGGCGGCCATCTCCACCGTTCCGGCAATTGTATCGAGGACAAGCTTACGGGCCTGGGCTTCTTCGAAGCCAAGCTCCTTGGCAGCCTCCATGTAGGCGCGGGCGATTTCGAATACATAGCCCGGGCCGCTCCCGGCAATGGCAGTCACCTTGTCGAGATCATCTTCCTTGTCGACCTCCACGACAGAGCCGGCGGCTTTCATCATTTGCCGCGCCGTTTCCTTCGCGCTGTCTGGCGTCTTGTCGTTGAAATACAGACCGCTCACACCCTTGCCGATACTGGCGGGCAAATTGGGCATGACGCGAATGACCGGACGCGCGCCCACGACCGTTTCCAAACGCTCACAGGAGACGCCCGCCGCAATGGACAGAGCGGGAGCATCGTCCCGAACATGCTTCAGATAGTCGGGGATCACATCGCCAATCATCTGCGGCTTCACGGCGATGACCAGCAAGTCAAACGGCCCGCCTTCGACGTCATCTGCCGACTTGAACATCTTCACACGGGAATCCGGAAACGTCGCGACCGGATCAACGACCGAGTACGTCATACCAGGAACGTCCACCCAACGGGCCAGCAATGATGCGCCCATATTTCCGCAACCAACCATCAAAACGTGCATAGGTCCTCCGAATCTTGCTGCCCCGCACATAGGCCGATCTTACTTTGAATTCAAATTTTCGGCTGCGGTTTTCCTCCTCCTGCAATCCGCAGATGGAACCATCATGGCCAACAGATTGTTAATTCAGGGAGATTTTCGGGGTTACGACCACAAAACAGGCGAAAGACTGTTACTTTGTGCTCTAATCGTGTTGCGATCGACACCAACGCAGCCTAGGTCGTAGCCCAAGGAACCAAGGGAGCCCTGTGTGCCTAAATCTAAGCGTATCGTCATCAAGATCGGATCGAGCCTGCTCGCCAATGCGGAGCTGCTGACGCCCCGGTGGGCGTTCATCCAGCAATTGCTGAACGATGTAAAAACGCTCCGTGATGAGGGGTATGAGGTCCTTATCTGCTCGTCGGGCGCTGTCGCCCTCGGACTGAGCGCGATTGGCGAGTCGCCTGAAACGGCTGGCTTGCGGGACAAGCAGGCAGCTGCCGCTTGCGGCATGCCCATCCTGCTGAATGCCTACAAGCAGGTCGCCCACGAATACAGCTTCGACATTGCTCAGGTGCTGATCACGCTGAAAGACCTCGAAGACCGGCGCCGCTTCCTCAACACCAAGAATACAGTGCACAGGCTGATCCAGGCCGGCATCACGCCGATCGTCAACGAGAATGACTCCATCACCACCGAAGAAATCCGCGTCGGCGACAATGACCGGCTCGCCGCCAAGGTC
Proteins encoded in this region:
- a CDS encoding pyrroline-5-carboxylate reductase, with the protein product MTYSVVDPVATFPDSRVKMFKSADDVEGGPFDLLVIAVKPQMIGDVIPDYLKHVRDDAPALSIAAGVSCERLETVVGARPVIRVMPNLPASIGKGVSGLYFNDKTPDSAKETARQMMKAAGSVVEVDKEDDLDKVTAIAGSGPGYVFEIARAYMEAAKELGFEEAQARKLVLDTIAGTVEMAAGSTDDLADMRNAVTSKAGTTEAGLKALNGTGDLSRLLIGATQAAYKRAIELR
- the putP gene encoding sodium/proline symporter PutP, with protein sequence MNYEALISLAVYFILMLAIGLYAYRKSTSDVSEYMLGGRQLHPAVGALSAGASDMSGWMLMGLPGAVFVSGFSAAWIAVGLVIGAYLNYLFVAPRLRVYTELADDAITIPDFFEKRFHDKSRALRVLSSVVIVIFFTLYTSAGVVAGGKLFEASFGLDYQLGLFLTAGVVVAYTLFGGFLAVSLTDFVQGCIMFVALILVPIVSFIVLKNEGDWASAAASVEPGYFGMWPEGMTVMGVISLLAWGLGYFGQPHIIVRFMAIRSLKDIATARYIGMSWMIVTVIGAVLTGIAGYAYTYAHGTPVDDPETIFIILSQILFHPLVAGFLLAAILAAIMSTISSQLLVSSSSLTEDFYKTFLRKEASQGELVTVGRISVLVVSLVAIALAFDRSSNILSLVGNAWAGFGAAFGPIILLSLYWRGLTRDGALAGMIVGAGTVLFWLYAPIEIDGKSLSAIIYEIVPGFVLGGATAIVVSILGRDVLPHVAHRFGEMEQAMEDGSK